One genomic segment of Borrelia coriaceae includes these proteins:
- a CDS encoding helix-turn-helix domain-containing protein, producing the protein MERDNFIRFGDFLKKARIDKGLTLEMISDDIRIAVQYLKALEDCNIESFPNEVLALGFLRTYSEYLGIDVWYVSSLFKEYKRRLNSSYIGIRTEEQNSNSNFESEVRLGDKYLELSKIIRILVVIISVVVLIFLVSHFSEIRQFVGKMFNTNHSVKRSPGVHEVLFDKESFWNVALEEGDFLSLVYGNSIANYRVSFMNDDLVVTNDLKNKRYIFQLGKFQEIDLGENVKVKIVYDNCSQGKVRKAHVSLEFFMLNAEYVLETSLPSRFNILNWGFEVNGPKSRVISDYPTLYSSQNISSIDLVINFLNDSFLRYVDESNIYGKSLLVSKGAPLSLNFKKSLILFLSRLSDVNLVLQGKDITSILKGYGREIMAVQFFWLKTPGGFDLKVSEVY; encoded by the coding sequence ATGGAAAGAGATAATTTCATTAGATTTGGAGATTTTTTAAAAAAGGCTCGGATTGATAAAGGTTTGACTCTTGAAATGATATCTGATGATATTAGAATTGCTGTTCAATATCTTAAGGCACTTGAAGATTGTAATATTGAATCGTTTCCAAATGAAGTTTTAGCTTTAGGGTTTTTAAGGACTTACAGTGAGTATTTGGGAATTGATGTTTGGTATGTTTCATCCCTTTTTAAGGAATATAAAAGAAGGCTTAATAGTAGTTATATTGGCATTAGGACTGAGGAGCAAAATAGCAATTCAAATTTTGAAAGTGAAGTTAGGCTTGGGGATAAGTATTTAGAGCTTTCTAAGATAATTCGAATATTGGTAGTAATAATTAGTGTTGTAGTGTTAATATTTTTAGTTTCACATTTCAGTGAAATTAGACAGTTTGTAGGAAAAATGTTTAATACAAATCATTCTGTAAAGCGGAGTCCAGGAGTTCATGAAGTCCTTTTTGATAAAGAGAGTTTTTGGAACGTTGCGCTTGAAGAAGGTGATTTCTTATCTTTAGTTTATGGCAATTCTATTGCCAATTATAGAGTCTCTTTTATGAATGATGATTTGGTTGTTACAAATGATTTGAAAAATAAGAGGTATATTTTTCAATTAGGCAAATTTCAGGAAATAGATTTAGGTGAGAATGTCAAAGTTAAGATTGTTTATGATAATTGTTCTCAAGGTAAGGTGCGAAAGGCTCATGTAAGCTTAGAATTTTTTATGCTCAATGCTGAATATGTACTTGAAACCAGTCTTCCTAGTAGATTTAATATTTTAAATTGGGGCTTTGAAGTTAATGGTCCTAAGAGTAGAGTGATTAGCGACTATCCTACTCTGTATTCTTCTCAAAATATTTCTAGTATTGATCTAGTGATTAATTTTTTAAACGATTCATTTTTAAGATATGTTGATGAGAGTAATATTTATGGAAAGTCTTTGCTTGTATCTAAAGGTGCTCCTCTGAGTTTAAATTTCAAAAAATCTCTAATCCTGTTTTTATCAAGACTCTCTGATGTTAATCTTGTTCTTCAAGGCAAGGATATTACTTCTATTTTAAAGGGTTATGGAAGGGAAATAATGGCAGTCCAATTTTTTTGGTTAAAAACCCCTGGGGGTTTTGATCTTAAGGTTTCTGAAGTTTACTAA
- a CDS encoding LolA family protein: MKKIILILFPCLVFAQVSATQYFENIYLNYQNVEDMQAKISLNVKGLKQTGTLLYKFPDKFIINLDSNNQVFVSDGQVLTVYVPSLGTSFSQQLTMGKSGSGFMNILSTEYSVSYTNSPNLEPLDESAGGGSTENFIKLTFSRRLYKGAATIDSFMIAFTKNGAIRRVIAYPTGGGREIIIDLLSVKFNVGIPDSRFKYDLPKTSNKVDNFLYDVKKT; encoded by the coding sequence ATGAAAAAAATAATATTAATTTTATTTCCTTGTTTAGTTTTTGCTCAAGTATCTGCCACTCAGTATTTTGAGAATATATATTTAAATTATCAAAATGTAGAAGATATGCAGGCTAAAATTAGTCTTAATGTAAAGGGATTGAAACAAACAGGAACTTTATTATATAAATTTCCCGATAAATTTATTATTAATTTGGATTCAAATAATCAGGTTTTTGTAAGTGATGGCCAAGTTTTAACCGTTTATGTTCCATCTCTTGGGACTTCTTTTAGCCAGCAGTTGACTATGGGCAAATCGGGGAGTGGCTTTATGAATATTTTAAGCACTGAGTATAGTGTGTCTTATACTAATTCTCCTAACTTAGAACCTCTTGACGAATCTGCAGGTGGAGGGAGTACAGAAAATTTTATAAAATTGACTTTTTCAAGACGACTTTATAAGGGTGCTGCTACAATTGATTCATTTATGATTGCTTTTACTAAAAATGGTGCAATTAGGAGAGTTATTGCTTATCCTACAGGTGGTGGTAGAGAAATAATTATTGATCTTTTATCTGTGAAATTTAATGTTGGTATTCCTGATAGTAGATTTAAGTATGATCTGCCGAAAACTTCAAATAAGGTGGATAATTTTTTGTACGATGTTAAAAAAACTTGA
- a CDS encoding NFACT RNA binding domain-containing protein: MSLNYSEINILLKELPLKNSFLRKIKQPNHKTLVLELHNKETNEKNFNVLIGLDSQKTRIHKTNKKFENVKPHLRFFEFLKSKIQNGKISEAYQIKNERIILIKVLKDKIIIFIFIKLWPSSPNIIATDTNFKIFDAYYRRPNSKEITGERFIKAKEIIENDDITDKKEAKLKDGYKNEISYSEFIENYYEDLETTETQEHNVKQLRKKYEKEKINLEKKISSLEKQIKSIGTIETQREKGEMILTNINKIKKGMDEIILTNINGEQIRIMLNKALLPKDNALKYFKEYKKNKNSLKIIQEQLEYARTQYDTLISKINCIEKNDCIILANDKPKKHKIMKSQSIGLHFISYDFEIVVGRNAKENDELLRSWAKGNDYWLHTRDYPGAYVFIRNKKDKTPPLEVLIDAGNLCVFYTKPARQAGKGDLYYTNVKYLRRVKGGKKGLVIPNREKNLNIKLDTKILNKLKNQPYNTC, from the coding sequence ATGTCATTAAACTACAGTGAAATCAACATTCTACTTAAAGAATTACCGTTAAAAAATTCATTTTTAAGAAAAATAAAACAACCAAACCATAAAACTTTGGTCCTAGAACTTCATAATAAAGAAACAAATGAAAAAAATTTCAATGTATTAATTGGATTAGACTCCCAAAAAACAAGAATTCACAAAACAAATAAAAAATTTGAAAATGTTAAACCCCATTTAAGATTTTTTGAATTCCTAAAATCAAAAATTCAAAATGGCAAAATATCTGAAGCATATCAAATAAAAAATGAAAGAATAATTTTAATTAAAGTACTCAAAGATAAAATCATAATCTTTATATTCATAAAATTATGGCCATCATCTCCTAACATAATTGCGACAGATACAAATTTTAAAATCTTTGATGCATATTATAGAAGACCAAACTCAAAAGAAATTACAGGTGAAAGATTCATAAAAGCCAAAGAAATTATTGAAAATGATGATATAACTGATAAAAAAGAAGCCAAACTCAAAGATGGATACAAAAATGAAATATCTTATTCTGAGTTTATTGAAAATTACTATGAAGATTTAGAAACAACAGAAACCCAAGAACATAATGTAAAACAACTTAGAAAGAAATATGAAAAAGAAAAAATAAATTTAGAGAAAAAAATAAGCTCTCTAGAGAAACAAATAAAATCAATTGGAACAATCGAGACTCAAAGAGAAAAAGGTGAAATGATCTTAACAAACATCAACAAAATAAAAAAAGGCATGGATGAAATCATTTTAACAAATATCAATGGAGAACAAATTAGAATAATGCTGAATAAAGCATTATTACCTAAAGATAATGCCTTAAAATACTTTAAAGAATACAAAAAAAATAAAAATTCTCTAAAAATCATACAAGAACAATTAGAATATGCAAGAACACAATACGACACATTAATATCAAAGATAAATTGCATAGAAAAAAATGACTGTATCATACTGGCAAATGACAAACCTAAAAAACATAAAATTATGAAAAGCCAATCTATTGGTCTTCATTTCATATCTTACGATTTTGAAATTGTTGTAGGCAGAAATGCAAAAGAAAACGATGAACTTTTAAGAAGTTGGGCAAAGGGAAATGATTACTGGCTACACACAAGAGACTATCCTGGAGCCTATGTGTTTATTAGAAACAAAAAAGACAAAACACCTCCTCTTGAGGTCTTAATAGATGCTGGAAATTTATGTGTGTTTTACACAAAACCTGCAAGACAAGCGGGCAAAGGCGATCTTTACTATACTAATGTTAAATATTTAAGAAGAGTGAAAGGCGGAAAAAAGGGACTTGTAATACCTAACAGGGAAAAAAACTTAAATATCAAACTAGACACCAAAATATTAAACAAACTAAAAAACCAACCTTATAACACATGCTAA
- the pyk gene encoding pyruvate kinase has translation MIQKLTKIVATISDLRCDPEHIKELYEAGVNVIRLNTAHQSHEDAIKVINNVRQVSNKIALMIDTKGPEVRTANIENPITVKIGDKIIISTSPINESNSLQTNYDGFVNEVPNGSKILIDDGELEMIVIEKLADRLICEVKNDGQIKNKKSINTPGISLKLQSVTEKDKGFIELAAKQNIDFIAHSFVRHAKDIQDVKDILNTAGNPDVKIIAKVENQEGIDNIEEIAKASYGIMVARGDMGVEIPAEDVPLAQIKITKTCIKYGVPVITATQMLHTMIENPRPTRAEVSDVANAILNGTDAIMLSGETAYGKYPIEAVKMMTKIAIEVEKYREKTLFQDEIFHSKRLIRNYIIKCAIDATKIMPVKAIIVDSLKGRTARIMATYRASVPLFITTNNERIARELSLSYGVYSNFVNHNFKETTEFVLTSLEMLKTQEIVKDSDIVVIISGNPNRDTNKGTEFMEINTVEDAIKGHNK, from the coding sequence ATGATACAAAAATTAACAAAAATAGTAGCAACAATATCTGACCTCAGATGTGATCCAGAACACATAAAAGAGTTATATGAAGCAGGAGTAAACGTAATAAGACTTAATACCGCACATCAATCTCATGAAGATGCAATAAAAGTGATAAACAACGTTAGACAAGTTTCAAATAAAATAGCTTTAATGATTGATACAAAAGGACCAGAAGTTAGAACAGCCAATATAGAAAATCCTATTACCGTTAAGATAGGAGATAAAATAATAATCTCAACTTCACCTATCAATGAGTCAAATTCATTGCAAACTAACTATGATGGATTTGTAAATGAGGTTCCAAATGGATCAAAAATCCTTATTGACGATGGAGAACTTGAAATGATTGTTATCGAAAAACTAGCAGACAGACTTATCTGTGAAGTTAAAAACGATGGACAAATCAAAAATAAAAAATCAATCAATACACCAGGAATTTCACTTAAATTACAATCTGTAACTGAAAAAGATAAAGGATTTATTGAACTTGCAGCAAAACAAAATATTGATTTCATTGCCCATTCATTTGTAAGACATGCAAAAGATATTCAAGACGTTAAAGATATATTAAATACTGCTGGAAACCCAGACGTTAAAATTATTGCCAAAGTGGAGAATCAAGAAGGAATCGATAACATTGAAGAAATAGCAAAGGCATCTTATGGAATTATGGTTGCAAGAGGCGATATGGGAGTTGAAATACCTGCTGAAGATGTTCCTTTGGCACAAATTAAAATAACAAAAACCTGCATTAAATATGGGGTACCAGTAATTACCGCAACACAAATGCTGCACACAATGATTGAAAATCCAAGACCTACAAGAGCAGAGGTTTCTGATGTTGCCAATGCAATTCTAAATGGTACAGATGCTATAATGTTATCTGGAGAGACAGCTTATGGAAAATATCCAATTGAAGCTGTTAAGATGATGACCAAAATTGCTATAGAAGTTGAAAAATATAGAGAAAAAACATTATTCCAAGATGAAATTTTCCATAGTAAAAGGCTTATAAGAAACTATATTATTAAATGTGCAATTGATGCAACAAAAATAATGCCTGTTAAAGCTATCATTGTTGATTCACTCAAGGGAAGAACTGCAAGAATAATGGCAACATACAGAGCAAGTGTACCTCTATTTATTACAACAAATAATGAAAGAATAGCAAGAGAATTATCACTCTCTTACGGTGTTTATTCTAATTTTGTTAACCATAATTTCAAAGAAACAACTGAATTTGTATTAACTTCTCTTGAAATGCTTAAAACACAAGAAATAGTTAAAGATTCAGATATTGTAGTAATTATCTCTGGAAATCCAAATAGAGATACCAACAAAGGTACAGAATTTATGGAAATAAACACAGTAGAAGATGCAATCAAGGGACATAACAAATAA
- the amrB gene encoding AmmeMemoRadiSam system protein B, whose product MRNSLVDNIFYPTNTQNLELFNLNKRKTHKALLTSYGTYEFFLDKIDLFKKIIANNTKNIFIFSQTKENSHINISDHQAWKFFNKTINVNLDIINLIKNFEFTNTENKIIENDHKIEITLNFIKDIIQDIKIIPILLGKLKNQTIKEFCTLLDPFTKKEQNSFIFLSHFISHSTNLNKTIKSTNTLKELLNRPNVNSLTLLEYYNTHKILPENINAIIIMHKLFQKFEFTKHELVNHGNEYLIIENILIN is encoded by the coding sequence ATAAGAAACAGTTTAGTAGATAATATATTTTATCCAACTAATACTCAAAACCTAGAATTATTTAACTTAAATAAAAGAAAAACTCATAAAGCGCTCCTGACAAGTTATGGGACTTATGAGTTTTTCTTAGATAAGATTGATCTATTCAAAAAAATAATAGCAAACAATACAAAAAATATTTTTATATTCTCACAAACAAAAGAAAATTCACACATTAATATTTCAGATCATCAGGCTTGGAAATTTTTTAATAAAACAATTAATGTTAATCTAGATATAATAAATTTAATAAAAAACTTTGAATTTACAAATACAGAAAATAAGATAATAGAAAACGACCATAAAATTGAAATCACATTAAATTTTATCAAAGACATAATACAAGATATAAAAATCATCCCTATTCTTTTGGGTAAGCTTAAAAATCAAACTATAAAAGAATTTTGTACATTGTTAGACCCATTTACAAAAAAAGAACAAAATTCTTTCATATTTCTCTCTCACTTTATCTCTCATTCTACAAACCTAAACAAAACCATAAAGTCAACAAACACACTAAAGGAACTCTTAAACAGACCTAATGTAAATTCATTAACTTTATTAGAATATTATAATACACACAAAATATTGCCTGAAAACATAAATGCAATCATCATCATGCATAAACTTTTTCAAAAATTTGAGTTTACAAAACATGAACTCGTCAATCATGGTAATGAATATTTAATAATAGAAAATATATTAATAAATTAA
- the rpmB gene encoding 50S ribosomal protein L28: protein MGRECEITGKKTMFGNNVPRKGLARRKGGGGQHIGVKTKRTFKVNLINKKFFVPELKKNVNIKVSASSLRSISKVGLSVFLKQNGKKIEDFT, encoded by the coding sequence ATGGGAAGAGAATGTGAAATAACAGGGAAAAAGACAATGTTTGGAAACAATGTTCCAAGAAAGGGACTTGCCAGAAGAAAGGGTGGAGGAGGCCAACACATTGGTGTAAAGACTAAGAGGACTTTTAAGGTAAATTTAATAAATAAAAAATTTTTTGTTCCCGAGCTTAAAAAAAATGTTAATATAAAAGTTTCTGCAAGTTCTCTTAGAAGTATTTCAAAAGTAGGTCTTAGCGTTTTTTTGAAGCAAAATGGCAAAAAGATAGAGGATTTTACTTAA
- a CDS encoding CarD family transcriptional regulator, giving the protein MAFVLDQAVVYPMQGVGKIKNIQNKEFNGEFIDYYEIYFPFNEMTFMVPVSRANDLGIRALVSKEKVEEVFDIIKDFEDQIDQKKIKDGSHDFYKQSDILSTAKLYKFLYTKSMQKELPFYEKRILNDFELILQHEISLALQISFEEAKQKIKEVVSMGKS; this is encoded by the coding sequence ATGGCATTCGTATTAGATCAAGCTGTGGTGTATCCAATGCAAGGGGTAGGAAAAATAAAAAATATTCAAAATAAGGAATTTAATGGTGAGTTCATTGATTATTATGAAATATATTTCCCATTTAATGAAATGACTTTCATGGTTCCAGTCTCTAGAGCAAATGATCTTGGAATTAGGGCTTTGGTTAGCAAAGAAAAGGTAGAAGAAGTTTTTGATATCATTAAAGACTTTGAGGATCAAATAGATCAAAAAAAAATAAAAGATGGTAGTCATGATTTTTATAAACAAAGTGACATATTAAGTACTGCTAAATTGTATAAATTTTTATATACAAAATCTATGCAAAAAGAATTACCCTTCTATGAGAAAAGAATTTTAAATGATTTTGAATTAATTTTGCAACATGAAATTAGTTTGGCCTTGCAAATTAGCTTTGAAGAAGCTAAGCAAAAGATTAAGGAAGTTGTGTCTATGGGAAAGTCCTAG
- a CDS encoding 16S rRNA (uracil(1498)-N(3))-methyltransferase, whose protein sequence is MKQVVLDDSCLFDDDIIIADIKIYHYLLNVRRLRVGDRLNVLLRGREVRFAEVASIGNNLIKLSTLRVEAFKKQDFEISMFISNIKGKRLDISLRQIVEIGVDHINIVNADNSVARINMNDLESKSSRFLKLIDEALKQSGNTRVPSINFYGDFFSIPYSTSVNYYVAHKEGVLLGCGDSISSFGKIGILIGPEGCFSKSEMDFFKKQNFKFVRFNTPILRADTAIVYSLAHFKLLLEGHNG, encoded by the coding sequence GTGAAGCAAGTAGTCTTAGATGATAGCTGTCTATTTGATGATGATATTATTATTGCTGATATTAAAATCTATCACTATCTTCTTAATGTAAGGAGATTGAGGGTAGGAGATAGATTAAATGTTCTCTTAAGAGGCCGAGAGGTAAGGTTTGCTGAAGTTGCTAGTATAGGTAATAATTTGATTAAGCTTTCTACTCTTAGGGTAGAGGCGTTTAAGAAACAGGATTTTGAAATAAGTATGTTTATATCTAATATTAAGGGTAAAAGATTAGATATAAGTTTAAGACAAATTGTTGAAATTGGTGTGGATCATATAAATATTGTTAATGCTGATAATTCTGTTGCTAGAATAAACATGAATGATTTGGAATCTAAAAGTTCAAGGTTTTTGAAATTAATTGATGAAGCTTTAAAGCAAAGTGGCAATACTCGAGTGCCTAGTATTAATTTTTACGGGGATTTTTTTAGTATTCCTTATTCCACTTCTGTGAATTATTATGTTGCTCATAAGGAAGGTGTTTTGCTAGGTTGTGGTGATTCTATTAGTAGTTTTGGTAAAATTGGAATTTTGATAGGTCCTGAAGGTTGTTTTTCAAAATCCGAGATGGATTTCTTTAAAAAACAAAATTTTAAATTTGTAAGATTTAATACTCCTATTTTAAGAGCAGATACGGCTATTGTTTATTCACTTGCGCATTTTAAATTATTATTAGAGGGTCATAATGGCTAA
- a CDS encoding S41 family peptidase codes for MKKNFLVFIYFVLALSISSSVIVESIFAQSDSSKGKMSASNYGQMMMEAFNFIKRNYVEPVDDEAIFEGALKGMFNALNDPYSQYLTKEDLLDISKTTEGNYVGIGVLIVKKNDSVKSENPTTDASYVMVMTAYEEGPAYKAGVRSGDYITSIDGKSTALMTIDQVANLLRGAIGTKVKISVLRDKDSNFEFELVREKLDIKTVKHDVINQDVGYIRIISFNPHTNVYFKKAFEKLQSQNIKSLILDLRFNTGGYLQDAIEIADDILAEGLIVSTRARDSKNPLEYRASSSHIVPLDMPIVVLINKQSASASEVLVGALKDNQRVYVIGEKSYGKGIIQRILPFYTGGFKITNSKYYTPSGQSIHNIGIKPDLEIVEREMSEAELLAYKQILDKKLIEDFFNRRKNKKSITEEEIDAFVDKVIKEHPMMNIDREFLGHYVFLQFYQNTRNEMPIYNLRYDKPLRAAYEYLVKET; via the coding sequence ATGAAAAAAAATTTTTTAGTGTTTATATACTTTGTATTAGCTTTGAGTATTAGTTCTTCAGTTATTGTAGAATCTATCTTTGCACAATCGGATTCTTCTAAGGGTAAAATGTCTGCATCAAATTATGGTCAGATGATGATGGAAGCTTTTAATTTTATTAAGAGGAATTATGTTGAACCTGTTGATGATGAAGCTATTTTTGAGGGGGCTTTAAAAGGTATGTTTAATGCATTAAATGACCCTTATTCGCAATACTTGACAAAAGAAGATTTATTAGACATCTCAAAGACTACTGAAGGGAATTATGTTGGGATTGGTGTCCTTATAGTAAAGAAAAATGATTCTGTAAAATCTGAAAATCCTACCACTGATGCTTCTTATGTAATGGTTATGACTGCTTATGAAGAGGGACCTGCTTATAAGGCTGGGGTTAGGTCTGGTGATTATATTACATCTATTGATGGTAAGAGTACTGCTTTAATGACAATAGATCAAGTTGCTAACCTTTTAAGGGGAGCGATTGGTACAAAAGTTAAAATTTCTGTTTTAAGAGACAAGGATTCAAATTTTGAATTTGAACTTGTTAGAGAGAAACTAGATATTAAGACTGTTAAACATGACGTTATTAATCAAGATGTTGGGTATATTAGAATAATAAGTTTTAATCCGCATACTAATGTTTATTTTAAAAAAGCTTTTGAAAAACTGCAATCGCAAAACATCAAATCTTTGATCTTAGATTTAAGATTTAATACAGGGGGCTATCTTCAAGATGCAATAGAGATAGCTGATGATATTTTAGCCGAAGGGCTTATTGTGTCAACAAGGGCAAGAGATTCTAAGAACCCTTTGGAATACAGGGCTAGTTCTTCACATATAGTACCTTTAGACATGCCAATTGTTGTGTTGATTAATAAACAATCAGCCTCAGCATCAGAAGTTTTAGTTGGAGCTTTAAAGGATAATCAGAGAGTTTATGTTATAGGGGAAAAATCTTATGGTAAGGGAATAATTCAACGTATATTACCTTTTTATACCGGAGGATTTAAGATTACCAATTCAAAATACTATACTCCTTCTGGTCAGAGTATTCATAATATTGGTATTAAGCCTGACTTGGAGATTGTGGAGAGAGAAATGTCTGAGGCTGAGCTTTTGGCATACAAACAAATTTTGGATAAAAAATTAATAGAAGACTTTTTCAATAGAAGGAAAAATAAAAAATCAATTACTGAGGAAGAAATAGATGCTTTTGTGGATAAGGTTATTAAAGAACATCCAATGATGAATATAGATAGAGAATTTTTAGGGCATTATGTGTTTTTACAATTTTATCAAAATACACGTAATGAAATGCCAATTTATAATTTACGTTATGATAAACCTTTAAGAGCTGCTTATGAATATCTTGTAAAGGAGACTTAA
- a CDS encoding MinD/ParA family protein — MIIIPIASGKGGVGKSLFSTNIAICLANEGKKVLLVDLDLGGSNLHSMLNITPKKSIGTFIKTKIPFQDVIIESGIKNLSFIAGDSDIPELANIPIFQKKKIINNLKNLNYDYLIIDLGAGTTFNTIDFFLMSNRGVIITIPTVTATMNAYLFLKNAIFRLISKVFTKETKAHKLISDIKKDSSDLQKIYIPNLLLKIETYDPENHEKFMKIFSQFSPCIIFNMLNKPEDIKTIERILKSAKDYLNINLQSIGSIYKDELIDKALNHKIPITIYKPTSLTSKSLKRIAKKLIELEIMINNVELLSEDDLNESYNFVIQEAQDEYLEKHAYLEALLMNKTIDNNAIIDIIKSQQKEIETLRKQNIMFKKKLFAQLKKD, encoded by the coding sequence TTGATTATCATTCCTATAGCTAGTGGAAAGGGAGGTGTTGGAAAATCTCTTTTTTCAACAAATATTGCAATTTGTCTTGCAAATGAAGGAAAAAAAGTATTACTTGTAGATCTTGACCTTGGTGGTTCAAATTTACATTCTATGCTAAATATCACACCTAAGAAAAGTATTGGTACTTTCATTAAAACAAAAATTCCCTTTCAAGATGTGATAATCGAATCTGGAATAAAAAATTTAAGCTTTATTGCAGGAGATTCAGATATTCCAGAACTTGCAAACATACCCATATTTCAAAAGAAAAAAATAATAAATAACTTAAAAAACCTAAATTATGATTACCTAATAATTGACCTTGGCGCCGGTACAACATTTAATACAATAGATTTCTTTTTAATGTCAAATCGAGGAGTAATCATAACAATCCCAACAGTAACAGCAACAATGAATGCCTATTTATTCCTCAAAAATGCAATTTTTAGGCTTATATCAAAAGTCTTTACAAAAGAAACAAAAGCACACAAGCTAATATCTGATATTAAAAAAGACTCTAGCGATTTACAAAAAATATACATACCTAATCTACTACTTAAAATAGAAACTTATGATCCTGAAAATCATGAAAAATTTATGAAGATATTCTCACAATTTAGTCCTTGCATAATATTTAACATGCTAAATAAACCTGAAGACATTAAAACAATTGAAAGAATATTAAAATCCGCAAAAGACTATTTAAATATAAATTTACAAAGCATAGGCTCAATTTACAAAGACGAGCTCATTGATAAAGCATTAAATCATAAAATACCAATAACTATTTATAAACCAACAAGCTTAACTTCTAAAAGTCTAAAAAGAATAGCAAAAAAATTAATTGAACTTGAAATCATGATAAATAATGTAGAACTCTTAAGTGAAGACGATCTAAATGAAAGCTATAATTTTGTAATCCAAGAAGCACAAGATGAATACCTAGAAAAACATGCATATCTTGAAGCATTACTAATGAACAAAACAATAGACAATAATGCAATTATTGATATAATTAAATCTCAACAAAAAGAAATTGAAACATTAAGAAAACAAAATATAATGTTTAAGAAAAAGTTATTTGCACAATTAAAAAAAGACTAA
- the lgt gene encoding prolipoprotein diacylglyceryl transferase: protein MPNYINYPSWLHPEIIKGIPITWYSLSYIIIIIISYKFIWYQIQTDKLDIEKSDYEKLMFSIVMGAILGARLASTLIYDRSGIYYTHPWLIFLPFDQNWRFTGFRGMAIHGGFFGVIIAPVIMINTKLKNTNIKKYFIKITDYGSMAFSSGYILGRFANFANAELYGRPMKGGIIFPNAEPFAVSQKGVKEFAESVGLEILPHDSFINLPRIPSQLIEGFFEGTVTFLLLWFIFRKIKKYDGFIFGIYIILYGLFRFLIEYLREPDKEIGFVITYKTPEHILDFSFLNISIGQIFSLILILSGIIWILWTKRLSKKLKQ, encoded by the coding sequence ATGCCAAACTATATCAATTATCCCAGTTGGTTACATCCTGAAATAATTAAAGGTATTCCAATTACATGGTATAGCCTATCTTACATAATAATAATAATAATTTCCTATAAATTCATTTGGTATCAAATACAAACTGATAAACTTGACATAGAAAAAAGTGATTATGAAAAATTAATGTTTTCAATTGTTATGGGAGCAATACTTGGTGCAAGACTGGCATCTACGTTGATTTACGATAGGAGTGGAATTTATTACACACACCCATGGCTCATTTTTTTACCATTTGACCAAAATTGGCGCTTCACAGGATTTAGAGGAATGGCAATACATGGAGGATTTTTCGGAGTAATCATTGCACCAGTAATAATGATAAATACCAAACTGAAAAATACAAACATCAAAAAATACTTTATCAAGATAACTGATTACGGATCAATGGCGTTCTCTTCAGGATACATACTTGGAAGATTCGCTAACTTTGCAAATGCAGAACTTTATGGAAGACCAATGAAAGGCGGCATAATATTTCCTAATGCAGAACCTTTTGCAGTAAGCCAGAAAGGAGTAAAAGAATTTGCAGAATCCGTTGGACTTGAAATATTACCTCACGACTCATTTATTAATTTACCAAGGATTCCATCACAACTCATTGAAGGGTTCTTTGAAGGCACTGTAACATTTCTATTACTATGGTTTATTTTCAGGAAAATCAAAAAATATGATGGTTTCATATTTGGCATATACATAATTCTTTATGGATTATTCAGATTCTTGATTGAATACTTAAGAGAACCTGATAAAGAAATAGGATTTGTTATAACTTACAAAACACCTGAGCACATATTAGATTTCTCATTTTTAAACATATCAATAGGTCAAATATTTTCATTAATTTTGATACTATCAGGAATAATTTGGATCTTATGGACTAAAAGGTTATCAAAAAAACTAAAGCAATAA